One Solanum lycopersicum chromosome 2, SLM_r2.1 genomic region harbors:
- the LOC104645909 gene encoding uncharacterized protein, whose amino-acid sequence MRRGETTAINKGSGLDILRKVTINDITRSASDVGNRGQKKITVKLSENDVYNDRHSPNSASKGIHESLGRSLSVRWSAASKLNSPPVRSPRTGLKIDLHDVDESSVQSSPKSSDVEYHSPGGLTLPAYERSYTVTKKSRTVSDIPLPPSAASFYCGNSAQMEVLGSCQGIHRLNIFLKARRDYVSAGVPSQFLHAVIGPDCCDVGSVASTIMYAFYLNETLNDDKLCTVPVINMKRSDVHSHAELKWLLDSCFVDESSLIFVDEIDLSYYELYGSLQLVLVNCSKLPANQEALKDAVVEIFNCREEDTPYSSVAAVTIGKEASCCTLIADKFVLTSPEILVGQWFSRLLLAGILMDTGNLTNSQTTTKDKYMTTLLINGAGRFGCNGLYEILRYKMHDAADARRGEVSRKDIKRLSKSDAADPRVGEVLDIDIKKLSKINVADPRVGEVLQRDAKKSSKLNAADPGVRENSQRDTKKLSKSDAADHGVGEVLQKDTKKSSKSEETDHRAEEVLQKDIKKLSKSDTAEPKMQEVLQKDNINLPKSDAADPRTGEVLRKDIKRWSKSGKPGGTGSRMGNSNIGMSSVGISIGELLTHHSTSAENIRSFQQLEKLHILLIVSGYYDAEKSFKREILVSAESAELMKSLLHFIYSYANLLPLRALRQSGLPAEMRVFEIEKIVSRKTIEKLLEEFNERAK is encoded by the exons ATGCGAAGAGGTGAAACAACAGCCATTAACAAAGGAAGTGGTTTAGACATCCTTAGAAAAGTCACTATAAATGATATAACGAGGTCAGCCTCTGATGTTGGTAACAGGGGACAGAAAAAAATTACTGTGAAATTATCTGAAAATGATGTTTATAATGATAGACACTCTCCTAATTCAGCTTCAAAAGGTATACATGAATCTCTTGGTCGGTCATTATCTGTAAGGTGGTCAGCAGCATCCAAATTGAATTCCCCTCCAGTGAGAAGCCCGCGGACTGGTCTGAAGATTGATCTGCATGATGTAGATGAGTCTTCAGTTCAGTCTAGTCCAAAATCATCTGATGTAGAGTACCACTCACCTGGTGGCTTGACTTTGCCTGCCTATGAAAGATCTTACACTGTGACCAAGAAAAGTAGAACTGTCTCCGATATTCCACTTCCTCCATCTGCAGCATCGTTCTACTGTGGAAATTCAGCGCAGATGGAAGTTCTTGGATCATGTCAAGGAATTCACAGGCTGAATATTTTTCTAAAGGCAAGAAGAGATTATGTTAGTGCAGGAGTACCATCACAATTCTTGCATGCAGTGATTGGACCGGACTGCTGTG ATGTTGGATCTGTTGCTTCAACCATAATGTATGCTTTTTACTTGAATGAAACATTAAATGATGACAAGTTATGCACTGTGCCTGTCATCAACATGAAAAGGTCGGATGTTCATTCTCATGCTGAGCTCAAATGGCTACTTGATTCTTGCTTTGTTGATGAATCTTCCTTAATTTTCGTTGATGAG ATTGACCTGTCCTACTATGAATTATATGGGAGTCTTCAACTTGTTTTAGTCAATTGTAGCAAGCTTCCAGCTAATCAGGAG GCATTAAAGGATGCAGTGGTTGAAATCTTCAATTGCAGAGAG GAAGATACACCTTATTCTTCAGTTGCTGCTGTAACCATTGGGAAG GAGGCATCATGCTGCACTCTTATTGCTGATAAGTTTGTACTAACTTCACCAGAGATACTAGTGGGTCAATGGTTCAGTCGACTTCTG TTGGCAGGTATCCTCATGGATACTGGAAATTTGACAAACTCACAGACTACAACAAAGGATAAGTACATGACCACTTTATTGATAAATGGGGCAGGTCGATTTGGATGCAATGGTCTTTATGAAATCT TGAGATACAAAATGCATGATGCAGCTGATGCCAGACGAGGAGAGGTTTCTCGAAAAGATATTAAAAGATTGTCAAAATCAGATGCAGCTGATCCCAGAGTTGGAGAAGTCTTAGACATAGATATTAAGAAATTGTCAAAAATCAATGTAGCTGACCCCAGAGTAGGAGAAGTTTTACAAAGAGATGCTAAGAAGTCATCAAAACTCAATGCAGCTGACCCCGGAGTACGAGAAAATTCACAAAGAGATACTAAGAAATTATCAAAATCCGATGCAGCTGACCATGGAGTAGGAGAAGTGTTACAAAAAGATACTAAGAAATCGTCAAAATCAGAGGAAACTGATCACAGAGCAGAAGAAGTTTTACAAAAAGATATCAAGAAGTTGTCAAAGTCAGATACAGCTGAGCCCAAAATGCAAGAAGTTTTACAAAAAGATAATATAAATTTGCCAAAATCGGATGCAGCTGACCCCAGAACAGGAGAAGTTTTACGGAAAGATATTAAAAGATGGTCAAAATCAG GGAAACCTGGTGGTACAGGATCAAGAATGGGGAACTCAAATATTGGAATGAGTTCAGTTGGAATATCTATAGGAGAGCTCTTAACACATCACTCTACTTCAGCTGAAAACATAAGAAGTTTCCAGC AACTAGAGAAGCTTCACATCCTCTTGATCGTTTCAGGGTATTATGATGCAGAGAAGAGCTTCAAG AGGGAGATTCTAGTCTCAGCTGAATCTGCTGAGCTTATGAAAAGCCTGCTCCATTTTATCTACTCCTATGCAAATTTACTACCACTCAGAGCGTTGCGCCAATCAG